Part of the Nicotiana sylvestris chromosome 5, ASM39365v2, whole genome shotgun sequence genome is shown below.
ggtgtacttatttatcttgctaatgctaacaaaagtggtgtaGATCATATTGGTAATGCaagttatttatccgatacccataaagttcgatttcaaaccggcaagcagggaatgcatatgattgagatcagtgattcattcgagaaacatgtgggttggaatgtgataaaagacccacaatattatacggagacaatgtttcatgcatagcgctattaaagggaggatttataaaaggagaatagaacgaagcacatttcaccaaaattattctacacacacgatcttcagaaaagtggtgacattgatgtgcaacaaatccgttcaagtaataatccagcagatttattcactaaatctttgccaacttcaacttttgagaagatggtatacaagattggaatgcggagactcaaatatttgaaacaaggttttcatcagggggagtaaaatacgcgatgcactctttttcccttactaaggtttttcccatggggttttccttataagggttttaatgaggcacctaacaatgcgtcttactaaatatgtgtactctttttccttcactgggattttttcccacgtggtttttcctagtaaggttttaatgaggcacattatcttttaatgaacatccaagggggagtgttataaatatattatattatggatgttcatttagtactccgttgtaaataagcttcctgaagaagcttatccatatgagactccaccgtaaatatgtttatctatttagtactatattggaaataagcttcctgaagaagcttatcacttcggtacccggttatggataaacattacccccagtagaagtttatccatatcgggtataataagcttatcttttcagtacccagttatggataaacattacccccggtagaagattatccataccgggtataataagcttatccattcagtactccgttatggataaatattgctctcagtagaagattatccatatctggtacagcagcagcttacacaacagcttgtagcagcttacacaacagcttgtagtagcagcttacacagcagcttatagtagcttacactgcagcttgtagtagcagcttacacagcagcttgtagtagcagcttacagagcagcttcctttcttctataaatagaagagatttcagttcattatgtacatcagtttgaattcgaataatatatcagtttctctctatacttgtctttactttatagtctttgtTTCGTAACAACTACCAATTTCAAGGGGAGAGAACATGACATTAATAACTAGGATTCACTTTATATGAATCGATATTCTTGTaaggagagagaaagaaaatgaaaaggcaCGTGAAATTCTCTTTATCACTCGTAAGAAAGAAGATTATTTTGATACTTACATATATTTGATTTATATTTCAAAAGTTATTAtatttaatttcttaaattttttaaaatcagAGGGATGACTGCCCTATCCGTTACTATAGggtaaatcttttttttttgagctACGGCAAGTGCAACAATAGCTACTTTTAAGCctgctatttaaaatatatacacaatttataatgtatttaaagattaacCAATTCACCCAAACTTCATGACTAAGTATCCTGAATTTGGAAATTCAGATCTTAGTTTCCTGAATTTTTGAGTtgctaatttgaaattcaggaCTAAATGTCATGAATTTTTTGAACtgctaatttaaaattcaggacaTAATATTTGAACTTCTGGACATAATTTTCGAACTTTTGTATACGATGTcgtgaagtttgaattttgaggttAAAACTCTAGGGCGTCATGCCCTGAAATTTGAGCGAAATTGGCTAATCATTAGATACATTGTAAACTGTAAATATATTTTAGACAACATACTTAAAAGTGGCTACCCGGTGTCATTTCCACAATCTTAACCAATACCATTTGAAAGCATGAAAGTACACTTTTTAGGAATTTTTTTCTAGTCGATATACATAAATTACATAcggttacaacaacaacaacaacgacccagtataatctcacaagtagggtctgggaagggtaatatgtacgaagaccttacccctaccccgaagggtagataGGCTGTTTCCAGGATAAATTACATACGGTTATACATATATATTAGGTCGGCCTATATATTATATATCCTTTGACTTTTAGTCTAGAATTAAGTTAAttcttctaattttttttattttagatgAGCTACATGACATTTAAAGTAGTATTAACTTTATGTGAGAAAATGGTGGGAGTCAAAATAGTTccatctctctctatatataatatataatgaGCAATTTTGATCCTATAGGTtttgtaaaaataaatattttttatttttattaaatatttaacAAATTCTACTTGTTAAATGTTACTTATTAGAACCGTGTAATCCTGAAATGGAACTTTCATGCTGGAGCAAGAACTAGCATGAAAGTCGATCTATTACGACCAGCGCGGTTGTTCctatttcattttcttcttccaagCCCTTCTTAGAAAGCACTCACTGAGTTACTTACGGAATCTCAAATCTCAGGGCTCTTCTCTATGAAGAATGCCTCCTCGTTCTTCGTCCATTCCCGTTCGATGGAGAAAGAACTTCTTTCGGGTGTTCGGTCAGGCTTGCTTAGGCCGAGTAAGCAACTGAAGAAATTTCCCAACTTACAAGAACCTCCGTACTTCTTATGAGCCGGGATCGATCATATTCGCATTTCCACTATGTTTCAGCCCCGAGCAGCCATCGAAAGCAAAGAGATAACAAGGAGCCCATTTGGATTGACTTAAAAAAGTAACTTTTCAGCCGAAATAGTTTTTAAGCAAAAAAAGCAATAAATTGGGATTGCCCAACTTGTTGCTTTTGACTTATTTTAAGCGATTTTAAACttattttaagtattttataacTTTGTCAAACACCGAAAAAAGCTAAAAAAAGCTTAAAAAATTGATTTGACCAACTTAAAAGCCATTTCAAACCGACTCAGGGATTTAAAATGCAACTTTTTGAGCTAGAGTTTCTCCTACTTTTTATCTATTTTTAATTAAtggccaaaaataaaaatatttaagggacaaaaaaaattaaaggaaGAAACAGAAGCGTGCTACTTCTGGAGTACATATCTTTCAATATTCGCAGGCGCGTGTGGCCCAGAAATGCGTCAGCTAAGCTGACTTTCCTAATCCGACTTCGGAATGAAAACATTTGTCTGAAAAATCAACCCTATCTAACAAAACTCATTTCATCTCGATTTATCTCTTATACAATTTTCCGGCGATGTCCACGGCAAGAGTCGCCGCCGATGATAACACTTCTAACGCCGACGTTAGCCCCAGCAACGGCGGTGGCGGAGTTGATACGTCACCGCTTCTCACCAATTCCCGTAGCCAGCGTTCGTTCCATCGCCGTCCGAGCCTCCGAGGAGCTGCCGGCTTTCTACGGCGCGCAAGCAGCCGCCGGTTAATGCGCGAGCCATCGATGCGAGTTCGCGAAGCTGCCGCTGAGCAAATCGAGGAGCGACAAAGCGACTGGGCGTACTCAAAACCTATAGTGATATTAGATCTCGTATGGAACTTAGCTTTTGTTATTGTAGCAATCTCTGTTCTTATAATGAGCAAAAATGAGTCTCCTTCTATGCCTTTAAGGCTTTGGATTATCGGATACGCTTTACAGTCTGTGCTTCACATGGTTTGTGTGTTCGTCGAATATAGACGCCGATGTCAGCGACGGAATTCCTCAAGCAGCAGTGGAAATTGGAATAATAGAGAAGTTTCGAACTTGAGTTCGGAAAGTGATGGAGGAGAGTCGGGTGATTATTTACTGGAGAGGCGTCAAAACGAGGACGAAACTAGGTACTGCCGCTGTCCCTTTTTATGTGATGTTATTTGACTGAGCACGAActttaaaaaaagaaattatGTTTGAGACTTGTGTATGATAAATATTTTCAGATAGATAGTTATGCGATTAAAGGGTAAAATGAGAAGTTAatgttaaattatttctaaatggAGTATAAAAAAAGTGTTATACTTTTCTGGACAAACTAAAAAGGAAAGCGTACCACATAATTGGGAAGTCTCGTAATTATCTACCATAGAGGTGTCAAAATGAGGTTGAAACTAGGTACTCATATTGTTTGACTAAgcatgaagtttaagaaaaaaagaaatactTCTGAAACATGTGGTCTAGATGAGCAATAAATATTTATGTGACTAAAGGCTAAAATGAGAAGTTTAaggttaaattatttctaaatatgaaaagtgtcattctttttggaacaaactaaaaatGAAAGTGTGCCACGTAAATTGAGACAGAGGAAATAACAAAATTTTCAACTACTATTTTAATATTGTCTTCCATGATATATAAGAttatatataacatatatatcGATGTTGACATTTAAACTGCATACCTGTTCAAACGCTATAATATAAAAAGGACTGAGGGAATATTATCATTGTTGGTAATTCTAGCTAGAGAATTTTGTGGATGCATGTTGATGAAACTCACATAAGAAATTGCTAGATGTTGTTTCTAGCATTAAGTTTGTTGGCTTTATGTTATTAATTGAAGTCTGAAGGTAGTGTCTGAAGAATGGTAGAAAGAGTGGTAGCCCTTGAAAATACTTTTTTTTGGTAACATATTGCCCGGGCCAGCTTGTGCATATTTCAACTATTCCACCGGGTACCTGCTACCAGCACAGTTACTGGATAACTTTACGCACCAAGGCTTAGGCAGGTGGGAAGAAACCACCTGGTGTTTTAGCCCTAGAAAAAACTTATAAATGAGGGATCAGCAAGTGGATGAGGATAAGTTGTGTCCAATCTAGATTTGGAAGGGTTTGGAATCTTTTTGTGTATTCAGATAGAGGTATCAACTGGTTGGGATAGCCAGAGTAATGCAGAAAAATGACATCTGGATTGTGGATTTATGACAGCTGCAGGTGTTCTTTCTTAGATAGCTTGTTTATGTTTCGCATGAATTTGGCTTTATTATAGGTAATCAAGGCATAAATCTGAAGTGTCAATATTGACCTCTTTGGTTAGAGAGGCACTAGAGGCTTCATTTTGAGCAACAATCTAATGGAGCCTCTCCTATTGGACTAGTGAGTTCTGATCAGTGTCTCAGATTGTTAACTGATTAAAGAAGTGTAGGTTCTGATCAGTGTCTCAGATTGTTAGACTTATACATAAATCATGAGTTGAATTGGCTAATTAACTATATAGTGGTATTGAATTAGTTAGTGCTATGTATTTTGGTATGCTCAAATGATTTACTGCTAGTTTCTCTTTTAATTTTGCATAAAGTCAAGTTTCTTTGGACTTGCTTTTACAATTGGCTCGGTTTGGTGCCGCACAGCAATATTTATCACTTAGTGTAACTCAAAAATAAACTTAATTCAAAACTTCTGGGGTTTAAGTGGCTGAAATGAGCGCTCATGTCGCTGATGCTTTAGTTTTGATTTGACGCAATAGGCTTACTGGCACGTTTGGGCAGTAATGTTCTCTAGGCTGCTGAACAGAATAGTTCAACATGAATCTCAAAGTTATTCAAACTGATACCAGCTCTGGAATACGAAGGTTGTTAAGCAtgactaatagcctgtttggccaagcttttttgggccaaaagtgcgtttggccaaaaattgaggtgtttggccaagcttttagaaggaaaaaaatgtttttgaggagaagcagaagcagtttttgagaagtagaaaaaagtattttctctccaaaagcacttttctgagaaacacttttgagaaaaatacacttagaagtagttttcaaaagcttggccaaacactaattactgctcaaaagtgcttttcaaattaattagccaaacacaaactgattctccccaaaaacacttttttgaaaagtacttttgagaaaaatacttttcaaaataagctgattatagaagcttggccaaacatgctataaATGGTTGAAACCCTGTTCTTTGTTTCTTATGTTTAGAGAAGAATAAAACTGCATGTCTGTGCCTAATAATGTATCGCTGATTCTTGATTTATTGTTTCAGTGTTGCCAAGCATCTGGAGTCCGCAAACACCATGTTTTCTTTCATTTGGTGGATAATTGGGTTCTATTGGGTATCTGCTGGTGGCCAAACTATGACCCGTGATGCACCTCAACTTTACTGGTTATTTCAAAACTAGGCTCTAGCTCTgcctcattttcttttatttgtacTTTATGTTTACGTGGTTTCTTTTTCAGGCTTTGTATCACGTTTCTGGCGTTTGATGTGTTCTTTGTTGTTATATGTGTTGCTGTGGCTTGTGTCATCGGAATTGCTGTTTGCTGCTGTCTCCCATGTATCATCGCAATCTTATATGCAGTGGCAGATCAGGTATATAATCGTTTTGTCGCATCTATTAACTGTCACGATTCACATCAATCGACTTCCTTTTGACATGTAATTCTCAAATATCAGTTCCAAAGCTATCTCAGTAGTGGAGGACCTAGATTATGGAAGGATTTGCTTGTTTTTGAATTAACAGTATATCATACATGTTTAGTCTTATACCTTTGTTCTTTGTTGCAATTGTCCATGCATTCTCAGCACATAACAATGTTCAGAGATTCTGAGAGTTCTATCTTATATCTTAGAATCTCAGTCATCAAAAACTTATACCTTAGAATCTTAGATGTTTTTAAGATAACCCCTTTGAATTTGTAGTTTTTTTCCGACAAGGTAAGCGGAATTTTATATATGGCATCCAGAAGATGCAAGGGGTATAAAAGAGAGTACATAAAAAAACAGTCAGCTATGAACAAAAAGGAGCTAAGCAAGAGCTAAAGAGCTGACAAAATCAAAAAACTTCATATGACAGTCATTGGGAACTAAATTATGCCAACtatacaaccatagaagacatCTAGCCTTAAGCACCATAGTAGGAGTTGATATCCCGTCAAAACACCTGCGATTCCTTTCTGACCAGACACACCAAAAGATGCAGGCAGGAACCATCTGCCAGATTTTCTATGATGGAGTTATCAACTTTCCAAAGAGACCAGCATTCATAGGCTTCTTTGATGCTATGTGGCATAACCCAACTGATGCCAAAAATAGCAAGGAACATGTACCAGATATCTGCAACAACTGAGCAGTGAAGTAGAAGATGGCTATTAGTTTCTAAGTGCGGAAGACACATGAAGCATCTGTTGACACTCAGAATACTTCTTCTGCTTAAATTATCTTGAGTTAATGCAAGATAATGGTccataaaaaattcaaaattaccCCTTTGAACTTGTAGTTTGCCCCCCATAAAAAATTTTCTTTGTATCTTCCCCTGCAAAGTATTAGTTATGTGTTTGCCACTGAGTATAATGTTATAGAAGAAGGTAGAAAAATGTGGGCAAATGGGTGGAATAAAATTTTTTAATGGTCCATAACCAAATAATGTTACTATTTTAATGTGTAATATTCACTAATCCATTTTGGACCTATTTACGGAAATGGTCACCTTCGATCATCTAATGGACTCTGGTTGAactcttatatttttttttttgggaataattaaaaATTTTATTTACAAAAACTGAGGAATATTTACAGCtcaaggagaagaagaaaaaaggcgCTAGAACTGGACATGAAGCCCAGTTCCTAGTATATCAGTAGACCTCTATTTACCCTCAACATCACTACTCAATCTTAATAAAACTAGAAGGAGAAGTATTAAGCTTCGGGGGACACCCTGTTAGTTTAGGGATCAGACTAGCTCTGTAGTACACTTCCTGGATAACCATCTTTGCAATTGCTTCCTCTGATCTCATCTTGCTTTGAAAGATCCTATTGTTTCTTTCCTGCCACAAGTAATACACAGCTGCTGCCAAGGTAGTTCTGTATATGAGTATATCCCAGCACCCCCACTTTTGCCTTTGCAGTTTGCACACCTTTTCGGCCCATTGCAATTCATCTGTCCAGCGCATGTTGTGTCTGAAAATGCCCTGCCATTGTAGTAGTTGTGTCCAAATCTTCCCAGTTACAGCACATTCAAAGAACAAATGCTGAATAGTCTCATCTGCTGAATTACAAAGTGGAGATAGTAGACTTGTGTGAATGCCCCATTTAGCAATCCTGTCCCTAGTAGTCAACCTCCCATGTGCAGCCAGCCTGAGTATGAAGATCCACCTAGGGGAACCATGGTTGTTACATACAATTTTTCTTCAAGTTACTTTCTGGAAGTCCCCTTGTAGTCTCTTATTTGTTTTCGTCTAGTTATTATGCAAGATTATAAAAATTTAGGGAGGGGGATTTTCTCTTGATCTTTTGCTCTGTAATGCAGGCTTTCTGTATGAGTTTTCACCTTTTTGGTTCTACTATCATCTAACTTGATTAACTGTTGAAACTAAGCAATTTAAATATTGATTTCCCCCTCTTGGCTCCAAATTTTGGAAGTGTACAATAATACATAGTCTTGTGCATTTATTTCTTTTAAGTTCTTTTTTTGTTTGCAGTAGTTGGATAATATCaaattttaagtgattttttttcttaaaataaattactCTATTTCATGAAAGAAACCTTCAAAATATTTGTGGTTAgggaaaaaaaaacaattttattTTAGCTTTTAGTAAATTCTGTGATAAACTGATAGTTTTGGCTTGAGAATATTTGGAAACTCATTAAAATGCATACTGTgtattgttaaaaaaaaaaaaacagatttaGCAGCATATTATGTTTTGGGGACAACTATTCCTTTAATCTGTTGTTGAGTTAGAGCTCCTTGTTATCCATAAAGTAAGGGAAAAAAAGGCTTTCAATTTGCAGTAACATATTGGTTTTTGTCAATATGGTTCAAAGAATTGTTGCAAGTTGTGTTAGATTATCcatttgtttgggttatttcataCTTCCAAGTTTGGCTCAGAAACTTAAAATGCGGGAAGGTATGTGCAATCAGCCGTGTTGGGGATTTTTCTTGTGCAGCCTTTTGTCAAGACCTTTTAGTTCATTGCTGCTGTCTTTTAATTTCCTAATAAGAAAGAATTTCTCTAACATAGTACAATACCATATCCTCACTATATTGCTGAAAGGTAATATAGATGTGCATAATTTTAGATAAGAGTCAAAATAATCGAAAAGTTGTAGTGCGAATCTGTGCAACCTTGCGCATTTAAATACAATTGCGAATCTCTGCAACCTTGCGCATTTAAATACAATTGAAATTCCAACTCTTGCCTGAATCCCGTGACTAGTCAAATCAGATCACTTTCATTGGGATGGAGTCAATGCTTTTCTTGTCACCGGGAAGTTCTCGATATCTTTCTCATAAAATGCTTATCTTTGAAACAGGAGGGAGCAACTAAGGAAGATGTTGAAAGACTGACCAAATACAAGTTCCGGAGACTTGGTAACTTTGAGAAAGAGAATGGCGAGATTCAAGAATCATTTGGAGGAGTAATGGTTGAATGCGACACTGATACACCTACTGAGCATGTTCTCCCACCGGAAGATGCTGTATGTATTATAAAACACTTGCCTTTTCTAGGCCAAGAATTTTCCATTAAGCTTCTCAAACTCTCCTAGTCCTAGAAGTTACATATGTTCTTTACGTTTGCAGgaatgttgcatttgcatttgtTCCTATGAAGATGGAGCTGAGCTGCGCGAGCTCCCTTGTCGTCACCATTTTCATGCAGCGTGCATAGACAAGTGGTTGTATATAAATGCTACCTGTCCTCTTTGCAAGTTCAATATACTCAAAAATGGAAATCAAAGTGGCAGTGAAGAAGCATAAGCAAGCCGACCACTTACGCGTCCCTCAAAGTAAAGATCTTGGTGTATTTCTAGGTGTTGGATCTCCTCTTGGACCTGAAGTTCTTCTCCAGGTTCGACTTTCAGGCAGCCCAGCACTTGCTTCTGCTCTCATAATGTTAATGTATAGGCTGTGAGTTTTCGTGTTCCATATATTATTTCAGTAGAGGGGGCAGCAAATTTGCTTTTACCTTATGTTTGGTTTCTTCACAGATATTTCTCACAAGCATAAGTTATGTAATCAAGTCATGTTGATGTTTAATGCGACTCTGTTGTGTCAAAATCAAGGGAAGATAAAGATCAAAAGTTACCTTAGCAACGAAATAAACACACGACCAACATTACTTTTTTAAAAGTTGTCTTTCAGTTGGTGAAATAGGAGTTTGCGAAGGTTAACGAGTATTTATTTGAACTGTTGAGGAATATAGTGATTTTATAGAGTAATGATGGCATGATTGGGTGTAGTAGCTATTATTGTAATGATATCACATTTTGAAAAGGCAATAGCTCGTGTTTAATATATTTGACTTATGAATCAAAAGTCTTAGCTCCAAAAGATTATGGTGGATGGATAGGATTCCTCGGTCCTTAACTAAACTATGTGGGTAGTTAATTCCAATTAGTGAATTCTAGAAGGAAAGTTGATATCTTTGGCTGGGGAGCCCTAAGATCAGAGACCTATCTTCAAGATGTAAATTACAGGTACATAGCAAATATGTTTGGTTTTCAAGGACAAGTTATGTGTATATCAATGTAGAATTCTTGCAATCGACCCAAAAGTTGGATGATCGACTTATTTGAACATAAGCAGAAGTGGGgcttttgcatctatacccggTTTTGGGGTCACAATTGAACTTATATCCACTTTGCAAAAAGGTTTGCAAGCGTACCTACTTTACGAGCAACTTTATTCTTATCTGatctgaaattaaaaaaaaaattggtctgaagtgaaaaaattgcactttaaatgcacttaaggccaaataggtttGAAGTACAACCAatggtttcatgcacttaagTCTAACAAGTCTAAAGTGAAAAATTACACtttagatgcacttaaggccaaataagTTTGAAGTGTAACAAATGGTTTCATACACTTAGgaccaataagtctgaagtgaaaaattgtcCATCATATGCATTTAAGGCCAAAAGATCTGAAGTGCAACAAATAAGTCTAAAgtaaaaaattgcacttcagatgcacttaaggccaaaaggttTGAAGTGCAGCCAATATTtttatgcacttaaggccaaataggccGGAAGTGCAAAATGACTCGAAACAGAAATTTGTTTTTCGAATTATAACAATCCAATATACGATTTATCATTTCCAAATGATACGACTTAAAATATAAATGTTTACCACAAGTTTTTTATTCTCCTCTACTAGTTATCCAAACTAATGGCTAAGTAATGTAGCAAAAGCCTGGAGTACAAATATAATTAGCCACGCTTTTGATTCCCCTGCATTATCTTCCAGACTAAGACATCATCTTCTGAGGCTTATCCTGCAAAATCATTCAAATTAgtgaaaaaacaaaaaagaaaagaaaaagaacaatatGGGACTTACTAGTTGAAAAAGCGAGCAGTGAACCCTAAAGATCCCTAAAGGATCATAACTGAAATTTAATAAAAACAACACATATCAGAAAAGGTCCATCAGTCCAAAACACTAAAAATAGTCAATACAAAATCTTATGTTGTGTTTTCATGCCCTTCCATATTCTGAATGTTTAATCCCTTCAACTTTAAGAGAAGTTGATTATAGGAACATCCAAGCAAATGAGAAAACAACTTCATAACTCTCGTAAAGCCTTATCAGCAAAACGATTGCCTTTGTAGTGTGCCTTGTAATTCCTTAAAAATCTTATGATTCCAAAGTCCCTCCTATACAGTTTAGGTTCTATGTCCTCATACGTCTGGCGTGCAATTTTCGGCTACCGTCTAACGCCAAAGATATTGAGAAAATTAGTGCGCGGGAGACGGTAGCCTTAGGGTGTGCAATTTTCGGTATGACAAAGAACCTATTGATGAAACTAGTGGCGGTGAGGCAAAACGACTCAAAGTCGATGAGGATAGTAGTGAGTAGCTTTAGTAATCATTATAATTTTGACTTTAAGACAAAGAAGCTAaagaatgtttttttttcttaattcaAAGTCATGTAAGGAGTTTTGAAGCTTTTGCTTACTTTGTACATGGTGAAAAATATTCACCAATTGTCCGTCCTTTCccttatgacttgtacgcatgatcgaaattgaatttcggaaagttcagagttgatttggaaagaaaattttcaattcggaagctttaaggtgaaagaatggactaagattggattttgagtaaacgaccttggaatcggaattcgaaggttccaacagtTTTGTATGTGATTTCGGACGTGAACATATGTCCGGATCggattttggaagacccgggaacgtttcagaacatattgtggaagttggcatttttgaaagaatttcataagtttgggttgaagtgcttATTAGTGTTATCGATGCCCCTACATCACAGACAACTCAGCCATCACAGGTGCCAGAGCAGGAGGCTACCAGAGAGCCGGTGAGGAGAGTGGTGATACCCCAAACGGAGGACCTTAATATTCAGCTGGAGGACCCCGAGGGGGGTgatgagtgtcacacctcctttttccgttcCCGCGAGGGATGAagggtttttttccaattaaaggacaatcgaaacgggatttgtttgtttatttcagagtcgccacttgggagatttagggtgtcccaagtcaccaattttaatcccaaatcgaggaaaagaatgactctgtattacagtccgcgaaccaaaaatccggataaggaattctgttaacccgggagaaggtgttaggcattcccgagttccgtggttctagcacggtcgctcaactgttatattcggcttgattatctgatataatacatattataacttatgtgcaaattttatcctttagccgcttttattattatattttaaaagaatatgaacatcgtttaaaaacatgtctttgaattgcgtcacatgaaatgcacccgcgatccggaacgcatttttattcaatgttttgggatttggatttgggtcgcataaatgcgcacccgagtttaagagggtaagattattaaaatgcgcgcctacaacaattagcgtattattatttctggataagg
Proteins encoded:
- the LOC104214943 gene encoding E3 ubiquitin-protein ligase At1g63170-like, whose protein sequence is MSTARVAADDNTSNADVSPSNGGGGVDTSPLLTNSRSQRSFHRRPSLRGAAGFLRRASSRRLMREPSMRVREAAAEQIEERQSDWAYSKPIVILDLVWNLAFVIVAISVLIMSKNESPSMPLRLWIIGYALQSVLHMVCVFVEYRRRCQRRNSSSSSGNWNNREVSNLSSESDGGESGDYLLERRQNEDETSVAKHLESANTMFSFIWWIIGFYWVSAGGQTMTRDAPQLYWLCITFLAFDVFFVVICVAVACVIGIAVCCCLPCIIAILYAVADQEGATKEDVERLTKYKFRRLGNFEKENGEIQESFGGVMVECDTDTPTEHVLPPEDAECCICICSYEDGAELRELPCRHHFHAACIDKWLYINATCPLCKFNILKNGNQSGSEEA